From a region of the Pogona vitticeps strain Pit_001003342236 chromosome 7, PviZW2.1, whole genome shotgun sequence genome:
- the LONP1 gene encoding lon protease homolog, mitochondrial produces the protein MASPLRAGGKMAASSGAARWLRLLWRGGRPPVGRGWRGRGGGVSSNSSWPVSRRPLPATEGPWGRWAPPAAAPPPRFLLLRGGGGGGGEADGGGVESSEGGLPGSGSPGGGDDGSGSEPGGPGPVVTALAPLMVPEHVPHVPLIAVTRNPVFPRFIKIIEVKNKKLVELLRRKVSLAQPYAGVFLKKDDNNESDVVENLNEIYQTGTFVQIHEMQDLGDRLRMIVMGHRRICINKQLSVEPEEPEAKPRVRRKSKRSQREVGEAQEPKAPGSEGVVVEPLEAAAPGEVLMVEVDNVAHEEFQVNEEVKALTAEIVKTIRDIIALNPLYRESVLQMMQAGQRVVDNPIYLSDMGAALTGAESHELQDILEETNIPKRLYKALSLLKKEFELSKLQQRLGREVEEKIKQTHRKYLLQEQLKIIKKELGLEKEDKDAIEEKFRERLKELVVPEHVMEVIDEELNKLGLLDNHSSEFNVTRNYLDWLTSIPWGKYSEENLDLVRAKAILEEDHYGMEDVKKRVLEFIAVSQLRGSTQGKILCFYGPPGVGKTSIARSIARALNREYFRFSVGGMTDVAEIKGHRRTYVGAMPGKIIQCLKKTKTENPLILIDEVDKIGRGYQGDPSSALLELLDPEQNANFLDHYLDVPVDLSKVLFICTANVTETIPEPLRDRMEMINVSGYVAQEKLAIAERYLVPQARVLCGLDDSKASITPDVLTVLIKQYCRESGVRNLQKQVEKVLRKSAYKIVSGEAEKVEVTPENLQDFVGKPIFTVDRMYDVTPPGVVMGLAWTAMGGSTLFVETSLRRPKDKESKEGSLEITGQLGDVMKESAKIAYTFARAFLMQRMPANDFLVTSHLHLHVPEGATPKDGPSAGCTIVTALLSLALSQPVRQNVAMTGEVSLTGKILPVGGIKEKTIAAKRAGVTCIILPSENKKDYSDLAEFITEGLEVHFVEHYDEIFDIVFPKRDSSSG, from the exons ATGGCGTCACCCTTGCGCGCCGGGGGCAAGATGGCGGCCTCCTCTGGAGCGGCGCGTTGGCTGCGGCTGCTGTGGCGGGGCGGGCGGCCTCCGGTGGGCCGAGGGTGGCGCGGACGGGGCGGCGGCGTCTCCTCCAACTCCTCCTGGCCGGTCTCCCGGCGGCCTCTCCCAGCGACGGAGGGGCCCTGGGGCCGGTGGGCGCCCCCGGCAGCCGCCCCGCCGCCCCgattcctcctcctccgcgggggcggcgggggcggtgGAGAGGCGGACGGCGGCGGCGTGGAGAGCTCCGAGGGCGGCCTGCCGGGCTCCGGTTCCCCCGGGGGCGGAGACGACGGCTCGGGCTCGGAGCCTGGTGGGCCGGGGCCGGTGGTGACGGCGCTAGCCCCGCTGATGGTCCCCGAGCACGTCCCGCACGTCCCGCTCATCGCCGTGACCCGGAACCCCGTCTTCCCCCGGTTCATCAAGATCATCGAG GTAAAAAACAAGAAGCTGGTTGAGTTGCTGAGGAGGAAGGTCAGCCTGGCCCAGCCGTATGCAGGGGTTTTTCTCAAGAAGGATGACAA CAATGAATCTGACGTGGTGGAGAACTTGAATGAAATCTACCAGACAGGGACGTTTGTTCAGATCCATGAAATGCAAGACCTGGGCGACCGGCTGCGGATGATTGTGATGGGACACCGGAG GATCTGTATCAACAAGCAGCTGAGCGTGGAGCCCGAGGAGCCCGAGGCCAAGCCGAGAGTCCGCCGAAAGTCCAAACGTTCCCAACGGGAGGTCGGAGAGGCCCAGGAGCCCAAGGCCCCAGGCAgcgagggggtggtggtggagcccCTAGAGGCCGCTGCTCCCGGGGAGGTGCTCATGGTGGAGGTGGACAACGTGGCCCATGAGGAGTTCCAGGTCAACGAAGAGGTCAAG GCTCTGACTGCAGAAATTGTCAAGACAATCAGAGACATCATTGCTTTGAACCCTCTCTACAG AGAGTCTGTGCTCCAGATGATGCAGGCGGGGCAGCGGGTGGTGGACAACCCCATATACCTGAGTGACATGGGGGCAGCCTTGACGGGGGCCGAGTCGCACGAACTGCAGGACATCCTGGAGGAAACCAAC ATTCCGAAACGCCTCTACAAAGCCCTGTCTCTCCTGAAGAAGGAATTCGAACTCAGCAAGCTCCAGCAGCGGCTTGGGAGGGAG GTGGAAGAGAAGATTAAGCAGACCCACCGGAAGTACCTCCTGCAAGAACAGCTCAAGATCATCAAGAAAGAGCTTGGCTTGGAAAAGGAGGACAAAGACGCCATTGAAGAGAAATTCCGGGAGCGCCTGAAGGAGCTGGTAGTCCCTGAGCATGTCATGGAAGTCATCGACGAGGAGCTGAACAAGCTGGGCCTCCTGGATAACCACTCCTCTGAGTTCAA CGTCACCCGCAACTACCTGGACTGGCTGACCTCCATCCCCTGGGGCAAGTACAGCGAGGAGAACCTGGACCTGGTCCGTGCCAAGGCCATCCTGGAAGAGGATCATTATGGCATGGAGGATGTCAAGAAACGAGTGCTG GAATTCATTGCCGTCAGCCAGCTGCGAGGGTCCACGCAAGGCAAGATTCTTTGCTTCTACGGGCCTCCTGGGGTCGGCAAGACCAGCATCGCCCGCTCCATTGCTCGGGCCCTCAACCGGGAGTACTTCCGCTTCAGCGTGGGGGGCATGACGGACGTAGCAGAAATCAAAGGGCACAG GCGGACGTACGTGGGAGCCATGCCGGGAAAGATTATCCAGTGCCTCAAAAAGACCAAGACGGAGAATCCACTGATCTTGATTGACGAG GTGGATAAAATTGGGCGTGGGTACCAAGGAGACCCTTCCTCAGCGCTTCTGGAGCTGCTAGACCCGGAACAGAACGCCAACTTCCTGGATCACTACCTGGATGTGCCTGTAGATCTTTCCAAG GTGCTTTTCATTTGTACTGCTAATGTGACGGAAACGATCCCCGAGCCCCTGCGGGACAGGATGGAAATGATCAATGTCTCTGGATATGTCGCTCAGGAAAAGCTGGCCATTGCAGAG CGGTATTTGGTCCCCCAGGCTCGTGTCCTGTGCGGTTTGGACGACAGCAAGGCCTCCATCACTCCGGATGTGCTGACGGTCCTTATCAAACAATATTGCAGAGAGAGTGGTGTGAGGAACCTCCAAAAGCAAGTGGAGAAG GTGCTTCGGAAATCTGCGTACAAGATAGTCAGCGGGGAAGCTGAGAAGGTCGAAGTGACTCCCGAAAACCTCCAGGACTTTGTCGGGAAGCCCATCTTCACTGTCGATCGGATGTACGACGTGACTCCTCCAGGCGTGGTGATGGGGTTGGCTTGGACAGCCATGG GGGGATCCACTTTGTTCGTGGAGACCTCGCTGCGGCGCCCGAAGGACAAAGAGAGCAAAGAGGGCTCTCTTGAAATCACAGGCCAGCTGGGCGACGTGATGAAAGAGAGCGCTAAGATCGCCTACACCTTCGCCCGGGCCTTCCTGATGCAGAGGATGCCCGCTAACGACTTCTTGGTGACATCTCACCTCCACCTCCACGTGCCAGAG GGTGCCACCCCGAAGGACGGTCCCAGTGCAGGCTGCACCATTGTGACAGCCTTGCTTTCTTTGGCGCTGAGTCAGCCAGTGCGGCAAAACGTGGCGATGACGGGAGAGGTCTCGCTGACAGGGAAAATCCTTCCGGTTGGAGGAATCAAAGAGAAGACAATTGCG GCCAAGAGAGCCGGTGTGACCTGCATCATCCTCCCGTCGGAGAACAAGAAAGATTACTCGGACCTTGCTGAGTTTATCACGGAAGGACTGGAAGTTCACTTTGTGGAGCACTATGACGAGATATTTGACATTGTTTTTCCAAAGCGAGATTCCTCCAGTGGGTGA